In a genomic window of Streptomyces sp. NBC_01231:
- the fabG gene encoding 3-oxoacyl-ACP reductase FabG — protein sequence MGLLDGRNAVITGGAQGIGFEIAGVLGAEGARVVLGDINEDSAAQAAERLAKDGVAATSLRCDVTDEDDVAALVAHCTDIFGPVGVMVNNAGITRDATLRKMALADFRAVVDVHLTGAWNGTRFAAEAMRAHGQGGSIVNISSIAGKVGNFGQTNYSAAKAGLVGLTKASAKELAKAGIRVNAVQPGLIRTAMTEAMPPAAWDAKLAEIPLGRAGEPAEVAQTVLFLASDMASYVTGAVLEVTGGRYM from the coding sequence ATGGGACTGCTGGACGGCCGGAACGCGGTGATCACCGGCGGCGCACAGGGCATCGGCTTCGAGATCGCCGGTGTCCTCGGCGCCGAGGGTGCCCGCGTGGTCCTCGGTGACATCAACGAGGACAGCGCGGCGCAGGCCGCCGAACGCCTGGCGAAGGACGGCGTGGCCGCCACCTCGCTGCGTTGCGACGTCACCGACGAGGACGACGTCGCCGCACTCGTCGCCCACTGCACCGACATCTTCGGACCGGTCGGCGTGATGGTCAACAACGCCGGCATCACCCGGGACGCGACGCTGCGCAAGATGGCTCTCGCCGACTTCCGCGCCGTCGTCGACGTCCACCTGACCGGCGCCTGGAACGGCACCCGGTTCGCCGCCGAGGCGATGCGCGCGCACGGTCAGGGCGGCAGCATCGTCAACATCTCCTCCATCGCGGGCAAGGTCGGCAACTTCGGCCAGACGAACTACAGCGCCGCCAAGGCCGGCCTCGTCGGCCTCACCAAGGCGTCCGCCAAGGAGCTCGCGAAAGCGGGCATCCGCGTCAACGCCGTGCAGCCCGGGCTGATCCGCACCGCGATGACCGAGGCGATGCCCCCGGCGGCCTGGGACGCCAAGCTCGCCGAGATCCCCCTGGGCCGCGCCGGCGAACCGGCCGAGGTCGCCCAGACCGTCCTGTTCCTCGCCTCCGACATGGCGAGCTACGTCACCGGAGCCGTCCTCGAGGTGACCGGCGGCCGGTACATGTGA